TATGAGTTGCTGTTTGCATTTATTGTACGatacattttatgaatgtttattcttattattacgTTTTATTCTTGACTTAATAGATTAAAATTGGTTACATGTTTTGTACATCTTTGTTGTGTTGCATGCAGGCAATGATTTCATCTGGGATTCTCTCTGAACATGCTGTCTGTGGTTGACTTACTGTTTGCAGACATGCTGATTTGATTGGTCGGTGCCTCTGTAGCGAAGTGGAGCACACTCCGAAGAGAGCTAATTAGATTTTCCTTGAAACCGCGGCCAAGGCACACGTAGAGCAGCGGGTTCAGGCAGCTGTTAATGTAAGCCAAACAGAGCGTCAGCACATGGGCCAGACGCAGGTTGACTTGAACACTCTGTGATTGTCTGTACATCGCCAACTGCAGAAGATCCACGATCTGTAGGGGAAGCCAGCATAGGAAGAAGCTGAGCACCAACGCCAAGATGACTCGCAGCGTCCGGGCCGACTTGTCTCTTTGTCCTCGTCCGGAGCTCGTCGTGTGGTAAACCTTCCAATGGCTGATGCAGATGATCAGGAAAGGCAgcagaaaagacagaaaactaCGGGTAAGGGTTACGGCCCATGCATGATGTAAGCTTTCGTAGAAGCTAACGCACAATGTTTTCTCGCTCTCTACATGTATCCCCATATGAGCAAACTGAGGAGAACCTCCAAGGAGAGCAAGAATCCAGACAACAAGACAGACGCAGCGGGCCTGCCTAGGATGCCTGTGGTTCTGGCACCACACCGGTTTGGTCACCAGAAGGAAACGGTCCAAGCTGATCACAACCAGGAGCAGAACGCTGCAGTACATCATCATGTAGAACAGACCGTGGAGTAATTTGCAAGCCAAGTCACCAAAAGGCCAGTGTTGGTCCTGGGAGAGCGGCACCATGAGGAGAGGCAACGACAAGCAGCACAGCAGATCCGCAAGGGCCAGATTTAGAAACCACTGCGCGTTCACTGAGTTCGGCATTCGGAACGCGgtcacccacaccaccagacTGTTCCCAGGGACGCCCAACAGGAACACAATGCTGTAGCAGACCAGAGCGATCCAGTGCCGGGGCCCTATCGGAGACCCTGTTGCAGTGGGGTACACCATATCGGTGAAGTTTTCATAGTCAATCCAAaggtaagtttcattaaaatTGTCTGAATCGACTAAATTAAGGTCACCGTCCTCCATTTCAGCTGTGAAACAAGAAAGAGAGAATGAACAGAAAATATGCTAAGAAGAAGTATTTGcacattttacttaagtaatgtTCTAGTATATTTCAAGTATACTTTATGTAGTAAGTATACATATTGCccacatatttttatataaaagtaTTATGTTTAAGTatgctcagggcttgacattaacttttttgctcaccagccattgtggctagtggttttccaaagttactagccactcagcattttcactggccacaattttgctgtttggaaattacattgtatatgtttaaagttaaaTTTGGCATgtgtaaattacttgattttgagtcattttacttgatttagaagatttaatAGGCCATATATTTAATAGGATCTAGgcaatataataggctaatatgagattTGTAATATGataggctatgagttattttagttaggcaatatatataatttaaaaaaataccctaagcaaattacaaaaacaattaatagtaaataaaaaataaaataaatattcagatactaatacatatttatttaatatgtatacatttatttaacatctgtagttgtttgattaacattaatgacagacaggtatttaattgggctgctgaatgcatGGATGTAATATTTGTGACACATATCCAGTTATTACCCACCTTTTTACGCGACAGTGTTCATGCCATGGACATTTTGACATCAGTGTGCGCGTGTATTTGACTATTCAGGAGCAAGAAGAATTCTCTGACAAGTCATGCTTTAGAGAGCTCAGCAATTGCAAACTAATATTTTCGTTTGTAGTGCAGTAATAGAGACCCTTCAGTTATTTGTTGGTGCATATATGATTGCAGTCACGATTATAATGATTGAGAATGGGGAAATCTGAGAAGAAGAAAAGCAAGAACACATGGCAACTCAAGGCTAATACTGCTAATAAAGCTACCTCTGCGACGCAGCAAGACTCAAACTAACTTTAGAGCAAAAATTTGCATGATTACCTCAGGTCAGAAATGGATTCTGCCGATATCATGCCCGCTGAGGTAATATTTCCTCCTCTTCCCCAAACTCCATGTGAGTCTCCTGTAGTTAAATATCGAACGATTGAGAGCTGTGATACTGCCAATATTGATTCTGACACAGGCTAGaacgaaattgttgaataaagttgttatttttgtttgtttttgtgcacaaaatctATTCTCatggcttcataaaattaaggctgaaccactggagccacatggactattttaatggtCTTTAGTACCGTTCTGGGGAGAGGGAGGATGTTCGGGAGAATGCTATCCAGGAAAAGCAAAGGACAAATTTCCAAATTACCTTGTTATCACTGTACATTGACTTTCAATTTAACTTACCAAGCGCTTCTGTGATGCAATTCGGCGGGCAGCAAAAGACCCATATTTTCTCAGGAACAGCAATTTAAAAGAGGATTCGTCTCTGACAGAAACCATGGTCTCTCGTAGAAAAAGCAAGGCGAGATTTTAGGAGGAAGAACCTTTAGCTATTATGGCCTTTGTGGATGGCATAGACATTTAAACTTAAACTCCCCTTTCTGACTACTCCTTTACTTACTCCACTAGACCTGCACATCTCACACAAACGCATGGCTTCGCTTCCAAAGGTCTTTATTAACCTCCTGGAGCCGCGAGGAGCACTTttaagcttggaagagccaggatgtttttaatatatttatatatttgtattcctattttatttgtctgaaggaacaatgtcatatacacctaagatgacttgagggtgagtaaatcatgcgGTAACTTTAATTTTTGTACACTTCAACTGTCCCTTGAaggatttatattaaaatatttaagatTGCACTTTATAGAATAGttaagggggggtgaaacactcagtttcagtcaatctcatgtcaatcttgagtacctatagagtagtattgccaccttcatatctccgaaaagtctttagttttattatatttataaaagaaatatgggctgtaccgagtctttccagaaaaaaacgagcgcctggaggcgtatcgagtgggcggaaataaagaatgatgagcgcaaagtggtgacgtcctcaagcgtggagatgaAAATgttaccctaataaaccatggctatcaatcagattcaacgaatacagatatgatccagaatcatggtatgatttggtgaagtcctgacagcagtgaacggtggagatccactttgcgccgcgactgaagcgatgttgtgacgcttcccgtaatttctgtgttcaaatcggttcaaatgcagcgctgccttcctggaatgctgtgctgacgcgttaaagtcgctcgacgtcacccataggaataaagtggagcgtggcgcaACCATAGGGCACGTCAGAcgtgttcacggatgactggatctgcacctgagtgtttatggccgtgcatttcctctctcgctctagtcacgcgcgtgcaCCCTatcgggagaagagcccgtacggcccatacaaggaccttctgctctgttcatgtcaagtcgacccatactcggaaaaaactctcagaaacttgtgagaaaccggaaggagtatttttgacacagaaatactccatcaaacgtccaacattagtttttgaaactttgtctatgtttaggatgggactccaagtctttaacagtgtaaaaagctcagtgtgcATGAAACCGCATTTCACcccaccccccctttaatgggTTTAGTTTAGAATTTGTTGAAAAAATGAGGAGCTTTAAACATGctgtactaaatatttttattttatataaaattaaataaaaataaagtttacttttttttactatCCAAATTACTATCCAAATATGACTTCTATCACAGAACATCCGCCAGATATAGAACCTTGAAACTCAGACCTGTCAGGTATGTAAGTATGTACGACAGTATGTAAAACTATGTGAAAAAGTATTTTAAGAGGCtattaaaatctaaatattaacaATACTTAATTAAACTTTAAGTATATCTCAATCAAAAGTGGACATGTATAGTCATAATATACTTATACCGTTCTGTCAGTATAAGTCAAGTACACACCTAAGCGCATTTTAAGTATATCTCTGAGAAGTAGgctacaaaaaagtagaaaaaagtagtttttgTTTAAACGAATTATACTAATAGCACACTTGAATAAACATACTTTTCGTAaggaaagcttttttttttttttttttttaccatttttatTATGTTTACCATTCTATTGTAGagacctttttttaaatagtattcTTTTGTCCACTAAAGGAAGAAATTATGAAAGATTTCAAcactttgtaataatacatTAGTACAACTCTAATCTTGctaaaaatatatcaaaatgaatgaaaaaatacCTGTGAAGTTGAGCAGATCTGGACAGCAAATGTGATTCAGGTTGTTATTTTGTGCCCCTTAAAGCCAGGAAATGATTGCAAGGTGCTGTGGGCCAAGCCCTGTCCTCAGCAGTGTTGTGTAAGCACTTTTTACATGATGTTCGAAGCAGTGGGTGGCTAAAAGGGTTAATAGAGGAATCAATTTAAACTGGAAGTGGAAGGATTCTGTCTATCACGTTATTCAAATAGCAGAtctttgattgttttttgttttttttccttcattaTTATTGGACGTAATTATTAGAGACAAGAATCTGAACTACAAAATGATTTTCAGTAGTGGCACTGATGTATTTTATTGCTTTAAATAGTTTTCATTTGTAATAATccttacatttaaaatacatattgCATTTTCATATTGAGTAAAATACATATTGCAAAGAGaaatgcttcatgaaaacattgcACAAAGcaaaactttgttttttttttccagtttggtaaaaaacacacaatacaCTGCACGGTTTGAAGTTTTGTTTTCTATCCAGAGGTGCACTTGATGGTTCTAATTTCCTTTGGACAAGACTAAAATACATCAACACAAAAACTGACGTGGGTAAAAGAAAAAGGGGACagactgtcacggttcatggattccctgtctcactcttgggtgcgtgttgaatgtaggtgagggcggagcctgggattggctcatcacgcacctgtggctgatcacctgcaccagctgcaactcatcaccttcaccctatttagtctctctgtttctctcttgtctttgtcagagcgttgttggatgtttccccttgtgtctccgtgttggttatcgtttcccccttccgtgaaacgctggatcccttcccggattacctctaccgatctcccgagtcacagctgctcacagcctgcccgtgtcaccaacagagcctctctcactgctctgtcttacccggacttcttcagtgttctgagttttgacttctgtgacactatctgtcaaattaaactgagttacttgcaattgaatcctgcctctgtgaatccgttacagaacgctctgaccaaccatggattcagcgagtatcaacgccctactgaccagcagcaacgagagactggaccagcaggaggcgaacttaactgccacaggacaggcagtacacactttggtggcacgggtggccgagctgacccaacagatgcaacaactcgtcggtcccactgtgcccgacccaccgccgaccccccacacaccatccgcatcgcggcaaccggaaccacgtctgcctacccctgagagttatgccggtgagagcaattattgcagagccttccttaccaagtgttccttgtttttcgctcttcaaccgcagactttcaacacggagagatccaaggtggcattcgtcctcaccctgctctccggacgagccgcactttggggaacggcggtgtgggaaaaTCAACATCCTTGcagctcctcgttccagacgctggcggcggagatgagaagggtgtttgaccgagcggtaaccggaagagaagcggcacgtcaactcgcagagctccgtcaaggtaaccgctcggtctcggattattccatcgagttccgcaccctggccgccgagtgcaagtggaacgaggaggcacagtgggacatgttcctgcatgggctggctgaccgcatccagaaagaGATTTTCATgatcgaccttccggagaagattgacggaCTGATCGAACTGgcgttgagggtggacgctcgtctgagtcgaCTGAGATCCAGGATGGAGTTTCAGCAAAagagtgtcgaatgccctcaggctAACGCTgcggatgcggtcagctacaccttcgacccggagcccatgcaggtgggtcgagctcggctctcccgggaggagagagcgagacggagatcccgtggtctttgcctctACTGCGGCGGGaccggacacctgctagactcctgcccggtaagaggaccacgcccggcggtaaggagaaggctactgtcgggcgggatctccgtggaaaagacctcatcctccactctccttccggtgagattgctgtgggcagcccAGGAATTTTCCAGCCCAGCactcctcgactcgggagcggaggGTAACTTTcttgactctgcccttgcacacaaactcaaaatacccaccattgcacttaagaacaccatctctgtcaacgcactcaacggacaagttctccctgacatttcattcaccactgaaccacttacactgatcacgtctggcaaccacactgaactcatttcattttttatcctggactcccctttggctcccattgtcctcggtcacccttggctggagttacataacccaagggttgactggggacaaaactctgtgtctgcgtggagtgataagtgttatgagtcttgtttggtgtctgcttgttcgtctgtgtctcgttctgtttttcagagtgagacggtgaatctatctaacgtgcctccggagtacctcgacctgaaggaagtgttcagtaagtcccgagctgcttctcttcctccgcatcgtccctatgactgtgctatagatttactcccaggtaagtctccgcctaagggcaaactatactctctttctattccagagagggaggccatggagaaatatatttctgattctctagcctccaaattcatccgcccttcctcttctccagcgggggcggggttcttcttcgtggggaagaaggatggttctctgcgaccttgcattgattaccgagggctgaataacatcacggtaaagaatacctatcctttgccgttgatgtcttcagctttcgagaggttacagggagcatccgtcttcacgaagttggacttacgtaacgcttatcatttggttcgcatcagggagggggatgaatggaaaaccgcatttaacacccccagggggcattttgaatatttggtcatgcctttcggcctttccaactccccagcggttttccaggcactcgtcaatgatgtgttgagagacatggtcgaccaattcatatatgtctacctggatgacattttgattttttcttcgtctctccaggaacatgttcgacacgtcagacgagtgcttcagaggttgctagagaatgggctttttgtcaaggcggagaaatgcgcttttcatgcacagtctgttcctttttttagggtacatcgtgtcatcggagggaatgcgcatggatcccgacaaggttaaggctgtgatggattggccaagtccagattcccgtaaggccctacagaggtttctggggttcgccaatttctatcggcgttttattcgcaatttcagccaactagccgcacctctgactgccttgacctctccccgaacgacgttcaggtggtccgatacagccgaggctgtattcgccaaactgaaaagccgctttgtttcggctcccatcttagtcgcccctgattccacacgtcagttcgtggtagaggtcgacgcgtcagaggtgggggtaggagcggttctttcacagcgctctccctcagatgacaagatgcacccgtgcgcgtttttctcccatcgtctttctcctgccgaacgcaattatgacattggtaacagagagttgttggccgtcaagttagcgttggaggagtggcgtcattggcttgaagggtcgggggtaccttttattgtatggacggatcataagaaccttgaatatattagatctgctaaaagactcaactccaggcaggctcggtgggcactttttttcggacgttttgactttgttctctcgtaccgccccgggtctaaaaacatcaaacccgactctttatctcgtatttttgatgcttccgaacgcccggttactcccgagtgtattttgccagagaagatagttatctctacactcacatgggagatcgaatcgaaggtcaaagtggccttagaaggggtagcgcccccgcccggcggcccaccgagttgtttgttcgttccggaggggttaagatccgaggtcctcaaatggggtcactgctccaacattgcttgtcatccaggggtaaaccgcacttgcagtttaataaagcaacgattttggtggccacttatggctcgcgacattcgcagttttgttttggcttgctcggtctgtgcggttggtaagacatctaaccaacctccccatgggttacttcagccgttgtctgttccttcgagaccctggtcccacatcgctctagattttgttaccgccctcccgccctcccagggcaagacggtcgttttgaccgtcgtggaccgattctcgaaggcagcacatttcattcccttgcccaaattaccctcagccaaggagacagccgtatctgtagtagaccacgtctttcggttacatggcctcccgatggacgtggtctccgacagaggttcccaatttgtgtccaaattttggcaggagttttgtaaattactaggagccacggttagtctgtcttcgggttatcacccccaaagcaacgg
The nucleotide sequence above comes from Pseudorasbora parva isolate DD20220531a chromosome 16, ASM2467924v1, whole genome shotgun sequence. Encoded proteins:
- the c5ar1 gene encoding C5a anaphylatoxin chemotactic receptor 1 isoform X1, translated to MAAEMEDGDLNLVDSDNFNETYLWIDYENFTDMVYPTATGSPIGPRHWIALVCYSIVFLLGVPGNSLVVWVTAFRMPNSVNAQWFLNLALADLLCCLSLPLLMVPLSQDQHWPFGDLACKLLHGLFYMMMYCSVLLLVVISLDRFLLVTKPVWCQNHRHPRQARCVCLVVWILALLGGSPQFAHMGIHVESEKTLCVSFYESLHHAWAVTLTRSFLSFLLPFLIICISHWKVYHTTSSGRGQRDKSARTLRVILALVLSFFLCWLPLQIVDLLQLAMYRQSQSVQVNLRLAHVLTLCLAYINSCLNPLLYVCLGRGFKENLISSLRSVLHFATEAPTNQISMSANSKSTTDSMFRENPR
- the c5ar1 gene encoding C5a anaphylatoxin chemotactic receptor 1 isoform X2 → MEDGDLNLVDSDNFNETYLWIDYENFTDMVYPTATGSPIGPRHWIALVCYSIVFLLGVPGNSLVVWVTAFRMPNSVNAQWFLNLALADLLCCLSLPLLMVPLSQDQHWPFGDLACKLLHGLFYMMMYCSVLLLVVISLDRFLLVTKPVWCQNHRHPRQARCVCLVVWILALLGGSPQFAHMGIHVESEKTLCVSFYESLHHAWAVTLTRSFLSFLLPFLIICISHWKVYHTTSSGRGQRDKSARTLRVILALVLSFFLCWLPLQIVDLLQLAMYRQSQSVQVNLRLAHVLTLCLAYINSCLNPLLYVCLGRGFKENLISSLRSVLHFATEAPTNQISMSANSKSTTDSMFRENPR